Proteins from one Gilliamella sp. ESL0443 genomic window:
- a CDS encoding sigma-54 interaction domain-containing protein, giving the protein MMIIDPELLQALEIFKHFFDLIHQPMAIIDKEGKYIYYNQESAELDGYPMEQAIGKPMLKVYPNLKKEDSTMLQALQGKEYQDTYQTYYNHVGKLVDYQHTTVPLYNHKKEIIGAVEIGRNLSNVRQLQDQVFSLNRKLYQNKEQPLPEIVFASKKMQQVIDQTNILGSNDVPVLIVGETGTGKELFARLIHQTSQRRDKAFISLNCSALPTTLIESTLFGTVKGAFTGAENRQGYLELANGGTLFLDELNAMPLEMQSKLLRFLQEKTYWPLGGNKEQHADVRIVAAMNESPADLLKTGKMRSDLFYRLNVGLIKLPALRERQEDIPVLARYFIDKHKTDVSVVITGISEHALQQLMSAPWPGNVRMLENAIVRSMVLQNEPGELQQIILDEELFDLHSPYPQDEAKLEKPTTSEITGNLTEQVENYEKQLIIDALNQANGKIITAAKLLDVSRTTLQYKVKKYDIHMGVIDN; this is encoded by the coding sequence ATCATGATAATTGATCCTGAATTATTACAAGCATTGGAAATATTTAAACATTTTTTTGATCTAATACATCAGCCTATGGCTATTATTGACAAAGAAGGTAAATATATTTACTACAATCAGGAAAGTGCAGAACTTGATGGCTACCCAATGGAACAAGCCATAGGTAAACCAATGCTTAAAGTTTACCCTAATTTGAAAAAAGAAGATAGTACTATGCTACAAGCTTTACAGGGTAAAGAATATCAAGATACCTATCAAACCTATTATAATCATGTGGGCAAATTAGTTGATTATCAACATACAACGGTTCCTCTTTATAATCACAAAAAAGAAATTATTGGCGCGGTTGAAATTGGTCGTAATTTATCTAATGTTAGACAACTGCAAGATCAGGTATTCAGTCTTAATAGAAAATTATATCAAAATAAAGAACAGCCATTACCAGAAATCGTTTTTGCTTCAAAAAAAATGCAGCAGGTGATCGACCAAACTAATATTTTAGGTAGTAATGATGTGCCAGTATTGATTGTTGGCGAAACCGGCACAGGGAAAGAGCTATTTGCTAGATTAATTCACCAAACTAGCCAACGCCGAGATAAAGCGTTTATTTCACTTAACTGTAGTGCTTTACCTACAACATTGATTGAAAGTACTTTATTCGGGACTGTCAAAGGAGCGTTTACTGGAGCTGAAAATCGCCAAGGTTATCTTGAACTTGCTAATGGTGGTACGTTATTTCTTGATGAACTTAACGCGATGCCACTTGAAATGCAAAGCAAACTGTTACGATTCTTACAAGAAAAAACCTATTGGCCACTAGGTGGGAATAAAGAGCAACATGCTGATGTTCGAATTGTTGCAGCTATGAATGAATCACCGGCTGATTTATTAAAAACAGGCAAAATGCGTAGTGATCTATTTTATCGATTAAATGTCGGATTAATTAAACTGCCAGCACTACGCGAAAGACAAGAAGATATTCCTGTATTGGCAAGATACTTTATTGATAAACATAAAACTGATGTAAGTGTTGTGATTACTGGTATTAGTGAACATGCATTACAGCAACTTATGTCAGCGCCTTGGCCGGGTAATGTGCGAATGCTAGAAAACGCTATTGTCCGTAGTATGGTTTTACAAAATGAGCCAGGAGAATTGCAGCAGATTATTCTGGATGAAGAATTATTTGACCTTCATAGCCCTTATCCACAAGATGAAGCCAAGCTTGAAAAACCGACTACCAGCGAAATAACTGGTAATCTTACCGAACAAGTCGAAAATTATGAAAAGCAACTTATTATTGATGCATTAAATCAGGCCAATGGGAAAATTATTACTGCAGCAAAACTACTCGATGTTTCGAGAACCACCTTACAATATAAAGTTAAGAAATATGATATACATATGGGGGTAATTGATAATTAA
- the lysA gene encoding diaminopimelate decarboxylase, translating to MSDTIMSNYNKIRTDLITKDRRFSAQGGKLCFDGVNLEELAKKYPTPFYVFSEKEIDRNIQEIKDSFKAHPNTKIFYASKTCSVMGVLKAIKDAGIYAEANSMFEVRKCLEIGFPGSQIVFNGVVKKPVDLEFAIQNDLYIINVDSLYELDIIDEISRRLKKVANVCVRVEPNVPSATHAELVTAYHAKSGIDLEQAEETCRRILEMPYVHLRGLHMHVGDQVPEAEPFAKATKVLVDESRRLEEVLGIKFDLINVGGGIPVPYKYDEENGNPLEDNMYAGITAQDFADAVISEVHKWRTDVEICIEPGRKVTGSAGVLLTEVACEKRKTNYDLDGNIEEHVEWKFVDAGYSVLSDSQHFDWFFYVYDASRITEQHDEYIKLAGPLCDGGDYFHVGVKGEEFLLPKDTQIGDIIAFLDAGAYTIESQTVYNNRPRTAVVMIDKEGKDRLIRREDTYEDMVGYDVY from the coding sequence ATGTCCGACACAATTATGTCAAATTATAACAAAATACGCACAGATCTTATAACTAAAGATCGTCGTTTCAGTGCTCAAGGCGGTAAACTTTGTTTTGATGGTGTGAATTTGGAAGAATTAGCAAAGAAATATCCAACACCTTTTTACGTATTTTCTGAAAAAGAAATTGACCGTAATATTCAGGAGATCAAAGATTCGTTTAAAGCTCATCCAAATACTAAGATTTTCTATGCGTCAAAAACATGTTCAGTAATGGGTGTGCTTAAAGCGATTAAAGATGCGGGTATCTATGCAGAAGCTAACTCAATGTTTGAAGTTCGTAAATGTTTAGAAATCGGTTTCCCTGGTAGCCAAATTGTTTTCAACGGTGTGGTTAAAAAACCAGTTGATTTAGAATTTGCTATCCAAAACGATCTTTACATCATCAACGTAGATAGCCTATATGAGCTTGATATTATTGATGAGATTTCACGACGTTTGAAAAAAGTTGCAAATGTTTGTGTGCGTGTTGAACCAAATGTACCGTCAGCAACTCACGCAGAATTAGTAACCGCTTATCACGCTAAATCTGGTATCGACTTAGAACAAGCTGAAGAGACTTGCCGTCGTATTCTTGAAATGCCTTATGTTCATTTACGTGGTTTACATATGCACGTAGGGGATCAAGTACCAGAAGCAGAACCTTTTGCAAAAGCGACTAAAGTATTAGTTGATGAATCACGCCGTTTAGAAGAAGTTCTTGGCATTAAATTTGATTTAATCAACGTTGGTGGTGGTATTCCTGTTCCATATAAATATGACGAAGAAAATGGTAATCCATTAGAAGACAATATGTATGCTGGTATTACTGCACAAGATTTCGCCGATGCGGTAATCAGTGAAGTACATAAATGGCGTACTGACGTTGAAATTTGTATCGAACCAGGTCGTAAAGTAACCGGTTCAGCTGGTGTGCTATTAACTGAAGTTGCTTGTGAAAAACGTAAAACTAACTACGATTTAGACGGTAACATCGAAGAACATGTTGAATGGAAATTTGTTGATGCGGGTTACAGCGTATTATCTGACAGTCAACACTTTGATTGGTTCTTCTATGTTTATGATGCATCAAGAATCACTGAGCAACATGATGAGTACATTAAATTAGCGGGTCCATTATGTGACGGTGGTGACTATTTCCATGTGGGTGTTAAAGGTGAAGAATTCTTATTACCTAAAGACACACAAATTGGCGATATCATTGCTTTCCTTGATGCCGGTGCTTATACCATCGAAAGCCAAACAGTTTATAACAACCGCCCACGTACTGCTGTTGTTATGATTGATAAAGAAGGCAAAGATCGATTGATTCGCCGTGAAGACACTTACGAGGATATGGTTGGATACGACGTGTATTAA
- a CDS encoding APC family permease → MSDSKDSSLLGIKDIVFMNVIAILSLRQIPNVAPYGASAMVLWLLAAFCLFFPLAMVCGELSTGWPKDGGIFVWVKEAFGKRVGWIVVVCFLFSCVLFFPLMLQFGFTAIGYMFNPELAQNQVFIGVGSMAVFWILTLMNIKGMKWTKIINSVSAWLGVFIPAAIIVLLAIVWLMTGHPMATDYSHVSDWIPDLSSWDTIVFLSSMMFAFAGLEVAPMIAGRTRDPQRDFPKAMAVSAVVIVGIYMIGTWAINTLLPAADTDIVAGVMQAMEAAAKELHMPWLLPVMAICLFFGALGQINSWLVGPIYMLQEASKEDNLLGERIGRLHPVYQTPAFALVIQAIIVTVLCFSTFVSPSIAAAYWMLTALTTICYFIPYLVMFIAYYRLRITQPDVPRSFKIPGKVLPIILPGLGFLSTLFAVILVFIPPAQIDMGGYVEYIAKIVGGAVLAIVLAEWIYHRAQRRNRLQ, encoded by the coding sequence ATGAGTGATTCTAAAGATTCAAGTTTACTTGGTATTAAAGACATTGTGTTTATGAATGTCATTGCAATATTGAGTTTACGTCAAATTCCTAATGTTGCTCCTTACGGAGCGTCAGCAATGGTGCTTTGGCTACTTGCTGCATTTTGTTTGTTTTTTCCATTAGCCATGGTTTGTGGTGAGCTTTCAACAGGCTGGCCAAAAGATGGTGGGATCTTTGTATGGGTAAAAGAAGCATTTGGTAAACGTGTCGGTTGGATAGTGGTTGTTTGCTTTTTGTTTTCATGTGTGCTTTTCTTCCCATTAATGTTGCAGTTTGGTTTTACTGCAATTGGTTATATGTTTAACCCTGAACTTGCTCAGAATCAGGTATTTATTGGTGTTGGCTCCATGGCAGTATTCTGGATCTTAACGTTAATGAATATCAAAGGCATGAAATGGACTAAAATCATTAACAGTGTTAGTGCATGGTTAGGTGTATTTATTCCTGCTGCTATTATCGTGTTATTAGCTATTGTATGGTTAATGACTGGTCATCCAATGGCAACTGATTATAGCCATGTTAGTGATTGGATTCCGGATTTAAGTAGCTGGGATACTATTGTATTTTTATCAAGCATGATGTTTGCTTTTGCTGGGCTAGAAGTTGCACCAATGATCGCTGGTCGTACTCGTGATCCACAACGTGACTTCCCTAAAGCGATGGCGGTATCTGCAGTTGTTATCGTTGGTATCTATATGATTGGTACTTGGGCAATTAATACCTTATTACCTGCTGCTGATACTGATATTGTTGCCGGTGTAATGCAAGCGATGGAAGCTGCTGCTAAAGAGCTACACATGCCTTGGTTATTACCAGTAATGGCAATTTGTTTGTTCTTTGGTGCATTAGGTCAAATTAACTCATGGTTAGTTGGTCCTATCTATATGTTACAAGAAGCATCAAAAGAAGATAACTTACTTGGTGAACGTATTGGTCGATTACATCCTGTATATCAAACACCAGCATTTGCTTTAGTTATCCAAGCAATAATTGTAACGGTACTTTGTTTCTCAACATTCGTATCACCAAGTATTGCTGCTGCATATTGGATGTTAACTGCATTAACAACCATTTGTTACTTTATTCCTTATTTAGTGATGTTTATTGCGTACTATCGCTTACGTATTACTCAACCAGATGTACCACGTAGCTTCAAGATTCCTGGTAAAGTTTTACCAATTATTTTACCTGGTTTAGGTTTCTTATCTACGCTATTTGCGGTGATCTTAGTCTTTATTCCACCAGCACAAATTGATATGGGTGGATATGTTGAGTACATCGCTAAAATTGTTGGTGGTGCAGTGCTTGCAATTGTGTTAGCTGAATGGATATACCATCGCGCACAAAGACGTAACCGCTTGCAATAA
- a CDS encoding alanine/ornithine racemase family PLP-dependent enzyme has protein sequence MYKPILEIDLGKLKDNARVEKELLAKHGIEVMAVNKVFDGCVETAKAVLDGGIDVIAESRTYNLKKLKDALNCKTCLLRSPCLSEISEVVKYADISLNSEKQVIQALSDEAVKQQKVHQVFLMVDMGDLREGIWFEHVDDIIETVKLILSLPGVELYGLGTNFNCYGTVLPTVKNGVDFLHIARKVEEACNIKIKYLSAGNCTSYHLLDKGIWPEGLNHIRIGGLHEFGIEYVDMKYLDEFHHSNKPVEKACSDMYKLYAQIIELNSKPTVPVGELGVDAFLNSKTFVDHGTRKRALLAFGRQDVPAESCIPINDNITVLGQTSDHTIVDIEDVSETLRVGDMIGFELDYTALLMACQTNGVEKRFVY, from the coding sequence ATGTACAAACCTATATTGGAAATTGATTTAGGTAAATTAAAAGACAATGCCCGTGTTGAAAAAGAGCTTCTTGCTAAACACGGCATTGAAGTGATGGCGGTAAATAAAGTCTTTGATGGCTGTGTTGAAACCGCCAAAGCGGTGCTTGATGGTGGTATTGATGTGATTGCTGAATCAAGAACCTACAATTTGAAGAAACTTAAAGATGCTTTAAATTGTAAAACTTGTTTATTACGTAGTCCTTGTTTAAGTGAGATCAGTGAAGTAGTGAAATACGCAGATATTAGCTTAAACAGTGAAAAACAAGTTATTCAAGCACTTTCTGATGAAGCGGTAAAACAACAAAAAGTCCATCAAGTATTTTTAATGGTTGATATGGGCGATTTACGTGAAGGTATTTGGTTTGAACATGTCGATGATATCATCGAAACAGTCAAACTAATCTTATCTTTACCAGGTGTTGAGCTTTATGGGCTTGGGACCAACTTCAACTGCTATGGTACTGTTCTACCAACTGTTAAAAATGGTGTGGATTTTTTACACATAGCGCGTAAAGTAGAAGAAGCTTGTAATATCAAGATCAAGTATCTATCAGCTGGTAATTGTACAAGTTACCATCTGCTTGATAAAGGGATCTGGCCAGAAGGGCTTAATCACATTCGAATTGGTGGTTTACATGAGTTTGGTATTGAGTATGTGGATATGAAATATCTTGATGAGTTTCATCACTCAAACAAACCTGTAGAAAAAGCTTGTAGTGACATGTATAAATTGTATGCACAAATCATCGAGCTTAATAGTAAACCAACCGTTCCTGTTGGAGAATTAGGTGTTGATGCCTTTTTGAACAGCAAAACTTTTGTTGATCATGGTACTCGTAAACGCGCGCTTCTCGCTTTTGGCCGTCAAGATGTGCCAGCAGAAAGCTGTATACCGATTAATGACAACATTACGGTCTTAGGTCAAACCAGCGATCATACTATTGTTGATATTGAAGATGTTTCTGAAACATTACGTGTTGGCGATATGATTGGGTTTGAGCTTGATTATACAGCCCTACTTATGGCTTGCCAAACCAATGGTGTAGAAAAACGGTTTGTTTATTAA
- a CDS encoding amino acid permease: MATSESQESPYPSTLKKNLKNRHLLMISLGGSIGTGLFIGIAAPLSTVGPLGTIIAYLLAGSIMLSTMLCLGELSCAFPHAGSFQHYALMFIPHPIWSYTIGWLYWLSWVLSMAADLTAASMIAHQVFSSIPIYILSLIILTVITCVHLTSVRAFGESEYWFSTIKVLAIIAFIAVGIYLLYHQYNQTHVLPTLKTEQGWFPSGFLSIFVCMTIVTYSFQGVELIGSAAGEAQSPQSVLPKIITGVAFRIILFYVLAIAVLALVYPYGATHNEISPFVWVFNKAGITFASYVMLFVIFCAAISAANSAVYASSRMLWSMAQDDLAPKYFSEVNKRGVPTKGILFIAIIALVSLFSKYIAAEKLYLYLVASTGQVGCFAWIIIAWCQYQFRKGVNEGKYSKDMIKFKSPLFPWLAMISITVNIIIIVGVWFGESGHFILLSEIILIFVILASYYFFKKRKSD; encoded by the coding sequence ATGGCAACATCAGAATCTCAAGAAAGTCCTTATCCCAGTACCTTAAAGAAAAACTTAAAAAATCGTCATTTATTGATGATTTCGTTAGGTGGCTCAATAGGAACTGGATTATTTATTGGTATTGCAGCACCACTTAGCACGGTTGGACCGTTAGGTACGATTATCGCATATCTACTTGCGGGTAGTATTATGCTGTCGACCATGCTTTGCTTAGGTGAACTTTCTTGTGCATTCCCACATGCGGGTTCTTTTCAGCATTATGCACTAATGTTTATTCCACATCCTATTTGGAGTTATACCATTGGCTGGTTATATTGGTTAAGCTGGGTACTGTCTATGGCTGCTGATTTAACTGCAGCTTCGATGATCGCTCACCAAGTTTTTTCCTCTATTCCCATCTATATTCTTAGTCTAATTATTTTAACCGTTATTACTTGTGTCCATTTAACGTCTGTTAGAGCTTTTGGCGAAAGTGAATACTGGTTTTCAACGATAAAAGTATTGGCCATTATTGCATTTATAGCTGTTGGTATTTATTTACTCTATCATCAATATAATCAAACACATGTATTACCAACACTTAAAACCGAACAAGGTTGGTTTCCTAGTGGATTTTTATCAATTTTTGTTTGTATGACAATTGTTACTTATTCATTTCAGGGCGTCGAATTAATTGGTAGTGCAGCTGGTGAAGCGCAATCACCTCAAAGCGTATTGCCAAAAATTATCACTGGTGTGGCTTTTCGTATTATCTTGTTTTATGTGTTAGCGATTGCGGTGTTAGCACTAGTTTACCCTTATGGAGCAACCCATAATGAAATTAGCCCATTTGTTTGGGTATTCAATAAAGCCGGGATTACCTTTGCTTCATATGTGATGCTATTTGTTATCTTTTGTGCTGCAATATCGGCCGCTAATTCGGCTGTTTATGCCAGCTCGAGAATGCTATGGTCGATGGCTCAAGATGATTTAGCACCAAAATACTTTTCAGAAGTCAATAAACGAGGCGTGCCAACTAAAGGAATATTATTTATCGCAATTATTGCGTTAGTTTCGCTGTTTTCTAAATATATTGCTGCTGAAAAATTATACCTCTATCTGGTAGCGAGTACTGGACAAGTTGGTTGTTTTGCTTGGATTATTATTGCTTGGTGCCAATATCAATTTCGTAAGGGAGTGAATGAAGGCAAATACTCTAAAGATATGATCAAATTTAAATCTCCGCTATTTCCTTGGTTAGCGATGATTTCTATTACTGTTAACATTATTATTATTGTTGGGGTATGGTTTGGTGAATCAGGGCATTTTATTTTATTATCTGAGATAATCTTAATTTTCGTAATTTTAGCTTCATATTACTTTTTCAAAAAACGTAAATCCGATTAA
- a CDS encoding MarC family protein codes for MDNYLVEILATTTKLFALMTPPAVLSAFLSGTKQYDEQQRRKTALKTSCAVFIIGIVLFFFGNAMFSVFGFTLDAFRIGSGALLFITAVSLMNDSPEKNKIHTDDDDISVVPLAIPLCMGPASIGTIIVMGTSSVGMQNLIGALSLLIASSGIYAMLLCAKSIANVLKNTGIAILSKLTGLLISAIAAQVVFTGVSAFLK; via the coding sequence ATGGATAACTATCTTGTTGAAATTCTCGCCACCACAACCAAGTTATTCGCTTTAATGACACCACCAGCAGTGCTAAGTGCATTCTTAAGTGGTACTAAACAATATGATGAACAACAACGCCGAAAGACTGCACTTAAAACATCGTGTGCCGTTTTTATTATTGGTATTGTGTTATTCTTTTTTGGTAATGCCATGTTTAGTGTGTTTGGTTTTACACTCGATGCTTTTAGAATTGGGTCGGGAGCATTGCTATTTATTACCGCTGTTTCATTGATGAATGATTCACCTGAAAAAAATAAAATTCATACTGATGATGATGATATTAGTGTGGTTCCTCTTGCAATACCTTTATGTATGGGACCAGCCTCCATTGGTACGATTATTGTTATGGGGACAAGTTCGGTAGGTATGCAAAACCTGATTGGCGCCCTTTCGCTATTGATTGCCTCAAGCGGTATTTATGCCATGTTACTATGCGCAAAAAGCATTGCTAACGTTTTAAAAAATACTGGTATTGCAATTTTGTCAAAGCTTACTGGGTTATTAATATCAGCTATTGCCGCTCAAGTTGTATTTACTGGCGTCTCTGCATTTTTAAAATAA
- the rplS gene encoding 50S ribosomal protein L19 — MKNAIIQQLEQEQMKKDIPSFRPGDTVEVKVWVVEGNKKRLQAYEGVVIAIRNRGLHSAFTVRKISNGEGVERVFQTHSPTVDSITVKRRGQVRQAKLYYLRELRGKAARIKERLN, encoded by the coding sequence ATGAAAAATGCAATTATTCAGCAATTAGAACAAGAACAAATGAAAAAAGACATCCCGTCTTTTCGTCCGGGTGATACGGTAGAAGTTAAAGTATGGGTTGTTGAAGGTAACAAAAAACGTCTTCAAGCATATGAAGGTGTGGTTATTGCAATTCGCAATCGTGGTTTACATTCTGCATTTACAGTACGTAAAATTTCGAATGGCGAAGGTGTTGAACGAGTATTCCAAACTCACTCACCAACTGTTGATTCAATTACTGTGAAGCGTCGTGGTCAAGTACGTCAAGCTAAACTTTACTACTTACGCGAACTTCGTGGTAAAGCGGCTCGTATTAAAGAGCGCCTTAACTAA
- the trmD gene encoding tRNA (guanosine(37)-N1)-methyltransferase TrmD → MWIGVISLFPEMFQAITCYGVTGRAVKNGLLTVEYWNPRDFAHDKHKTVDDRPYGGGPGMLMMVQPLRDAIHAAKAVAGENTKVIYLSPQGRKLNQQGVCELSQYQKLILICGRYEGIDERVIQTEIDEEWSIGDYVLSGGELPAMTMIDALARFIPGVLNHESSAEEDSFANGLLDCPHYTRPEVLDGMAVPDVLMSGHHEAIRRWRLKQSLGRTWLRREDLLENLALTDEEQRLLTEFQCEYRDKPSH, encoded by the coding sequence ATGTGGATTGGCGTAATTAGCCTTTTTCCCGAAATGTTCCAAGCTATTACCTGTTATGGTGTAACTGGTCGAGCAGTAAAAAACGGACTGTTAACAGTAGAATATTGGAACCCGCGCGATTTTGCGCATGATAAGCATAAGACTGTCGATGATAGGCCTTATGGTGGTGGTCCCGGCATGTTAATGATGGTACAACCACTTAGAGATGCGATTCATGCTGCGAAAGCAGTAGCAGGTGAAAATACAAAAGTAATCTATCTTTCCCCACAAGGGCGCAAATTAAACCAACAAGGTGTTTGCGAGTTGTCACAATATCAAAAATTGATTTTGATTTGTGGTCGATATGAAGGTATAGATGAACGCGTTATCCAAACCGAAATTGATGAAGAATGGTCAATTGGGGATTACGTGTTAAGTGGCGGTGAATTACCGGCGATGACAATGATTGATGCATTAGCAAGGTTTATTCCAGGCGTATTGAATCATGAATCATCAGCAGAAGAAGACTCTTTTGCAAACGGTTTACTTGATTGTCCACACTATACCAGACCTGAGGTGTTAGATGGAATGGCGGTGCCTGATGTGTTAATGTCTGGTCACCATGAAGCGATTCGTCGCTGGCGATTGAAACAATCACTAGGACGAACTTGGTTGAGAAGAGAAGATCTTCTTGAAAATCTAGCTCTGACTGATGAAGAGCAACGTTTACTCACTGAATTCCAATGTGAATATCGTGATAAACCGAGCCATTAA
- the rimM gene encoding ribosome maturation factor RimM (Essential for efficient processing of 16S rRNA), which translates to MNTENLIVVGKLGSSYGIRGWLRIFSFTEFPDSIFDYKPWYIQRAGKWQEVIVESFKPHNQDMIVKLKGVDDRDQANALTNAEVFIDAEELPELNQGDFYWKDLIGCRVKTINGYDLGQVTDLMETGSNDVLVVKANLKDAFGATERLIPFVEEQFIKQVDLTTKMIVVDWDPAF; encoded by the coding sequence ATGAATACTGAGAATCTAATCGTTGTTGGTAAACTTGGTTCAAGCTACGGCATTCGTGGATGGCTCAGGATTTTTTCGTTTACAGAATTTCCAGATAGTATTTTTGATTACAAACCTTGGTATATCCAGCGTGCTGGAAAATGGCAGGAAGTAATCGTTGAGAGCTTTAAACCTCATAATCAAGATATGATTGTCAAACTCAAAGGCGTTGATGATCGAGATCAAGCCAATGCGTTAACTAATGCTGAAGTATTCATTGATGCAGAAGAATTGCCTGAGCTTAATCAAGGCGATTTCTATTGGAAGGATTTGATTGGCTGTAGAGTGAAAACAATTAACGGTTATGATTTAGGTCAAGTAACTGATTTAATGGAAACCGGTTCTAATGATGTGTTGGTTGTTAAAGCAAATCTAAAAGATGCATTTGGAGCAACAGAACGTTTAATTCCTTTTGTTGAAGAACAATTTATTAAACAAGTTGATTTAACAACAAAAATGATTGTGGTCGATTGGGATCCCGCATTTTAA
- the rpsP gene encoding 30S ribosomal protein S16, protein MVTIRLARGGSKKRPFYQVVVTDSRNPRDGRFIERVGFFNPIAQGKAEELRLDLDRVNYWVGLGATISDRVNTLIKQAQKAA, encoded by the coding sequence ATGGTAACTATTCGTTTAGCTCGTGGTGGCTCTAAAAAGCGCCCTTTTTATCAAGTAGTTGTCACTGATAGCCGTAACCCACGTGATGGTCGTTTTATTGAGCGCGTTGGCTTTTTTAATCCAATTGCACAAGGTAAAGCAGAAGAATTACGTTTAGATCTTGATCGCGTAAATTATTGGGTTGGTTTAGGTGCTACTATTTCTGATCGTGTTAATACATTGATCAAACAAGCACAAAAAGCTGCTTAA
- a CDS encoding DUF956 family protein, with translation MVQSLNTKVDLTVKATAFSGFSEYGQIMIGDKAFEFYHQRDPRKYIQIPWEEVDYVIASVFFKGKWISRYSIQTKKDGTFAFASKEPKKVLKAIRVYVDSKKMVKALGFFDVLKRALFRKKS, from the coding sequence ATGGTTCAATCATTAAATACCAAAGTAGATTTAACAGTAAAAGCGACTGCTTTTTCAGGTTTTTCAGAATATGGCCAGATTATGATTGGTGATAAGGCGTTCGAATTCTATCATCAACGCGATCCTCGGAAATATATTCAAATTCCTTGGGAAGAGGTCGATTATGTTATCGCATCGGTATTTTTTAAAGGTAAGTGGATATCTCGTTACTCCATACAAACAAAAAAAGACGGTACGTTCGCTTTTGCGTCCAAAGAGCCGAAAAAAGTATTAAAAGCAATACGTGTCTATGTTGATAGCAAAAAAATGGTCAAAGCGTTAGGATTTTTTGACGTGTTAAAACGAGCTTTGTTCCGGAAAAAGTCTTAA
- a CDS encoding PTS system mannose/fructose/sorbose family transporter subunit IID has translation MTDRIHLSKKDRLSVAWRSTFLQGSWNYERMQNGGLVYSMIPAIKKLYTTKEDRSAALKRHLEFFNTHPYLASPVLGVTLALEEERANGAPVDDVTIQGVKVGMMGPLAGVGDPVFWFTVRPMLGALGASLALSGNILGPILFFLLWNIIRMSFMWFTQEFGYRTGSKITDNLGGGLLQKITKGASILGMFVLAALVQRWVSIKFQPVVSTVKLDNGAFIDWNSLPAGAEGIQKALIQMQDGLALSQDKVTTLQNNLDQLIPGLVPLLLTFFCMWLLRKKVSPIIIILALFLVGVTGHVIGLL, from the coding sequence ATGACAGATCGAATTCATTTATCGAAAAAAGACCGTTTATCGGTAGCTTGGCGTTCAACTTTCCTTCAAGGTTCTTGGAACTACGAACGTATGCAAAATGGTGGCTTGGTTTATTCAATGATTCCTGCTATCAAAAAATTATATACCACAAAAGAAGATCGTTCGGCTGCACTTAAACGCCATTTAGAATTTTTCAATACACATCCTTATTTAGCATCGCCTGTACTTGGTGTGACTTTAGCCCTAGAAGAAGAACGTGCTAATGGTGCGCCTGTTGATGATGTCACTATTCAAGGGGTAAAAGTGGGAATGATGGGACCTTTAGCTGGGGTTGGTGATCCAGTATTCTGGTTTACCGTTCGTCCTATGCTTGGTGCACTAGGCGCCTCACTTGCCTTGAGTGGTAATATTTTAGGGCCAATTCTATTCTTTCTGCTTTGGAACATAATTCGCATGAGCTTTATGTGGTTTACCCAAGAATTTGGTTACCGTACTGGTTCTAAAATTACCGATAACTTAGGTGGAGGTTTACTCCAAAAAATCACTAAAGGTGCATCTATCTTGGGGATGTTTGTTCTGGCAGCTTTAGTACAAAGGTGGGTATCAATAAAATTCCAACCAGTCGTATCCACAGTAAAATTAGATAATGGTGCATTTATTGATTGGAATTCCCTACCTGCTGGTGCCGAAGGTATACAAAAAGCATTGATACAAATGCAAGATGGGCTCGCACTTAGTCAAGACAAAGTAACGACTTTACAAAATAACTTAGATCAGCTAATTCCTGGACTTGTACCATTACTATTAACGTTCTTCTGTATGTGGTTACTTCGTAAAAAAGTATCACCTATTATAATTATTCTTGCACTATTCTTAGTCGGTGTTACTGGTCATGTTATTGGTCTTTTATAA